Genomic window (Salvelinus alpinus chromosome 13, SLU_Salpinus.1, whole genome shotgun sequence):
ggttataacagtagtctagtgtgaggggttatgtcagtagtctagtgtgaggggttataacagtagtctgtgaggggttataacagtagtctagtgtgaggggttatgtcagtagtctagtgtgaggggttgtaacagtagtctagtgtgaggggttataacagtagtctagtgtgaggggttataacagtagactagtgtgaggggttataacagtagtctagtgtgaggggttataacagtagtctagtgtgaggggttataacagtagactagtgtgaggggttataacagtagtctagtgtgaggggttatgacagtagtctagtgtgaggggttataacagtagtctagtgtgaggggttataacagtagactagtgtgaggggttataacagtagtctagtgtgaggggttatgacagtagtctagtgtgaggggttatgacagtagtctagtgtgaggggttatgccagtagtctagtgtgaggggttataacagtagtctagtgtgaggggttataacagtagactagtgtgaggggttataacagtattctagtgtgaggggttataacagtagtctagtgtgaggggttataacagtagtctagtgtgaggggttatgacagtagtctagtgtgaggggttataacagtagtctagtgtgaggggttatgtcagtagtctagtgtgaggggttataacagtagtctagtgtgaggggttataacagtagtctagtgtgaggggttataacagtagactagtgtgaggggttataacagtagtctattgtgaggggttatgacagtagtctagtgtgaggggttatgccagtagtctagtgtgaggggttataacagtagtctagtgtgaggggttataacagtagtctagtgtgaggggttatgtcagtagtctagtgtgaggggttatgacagtagtctagtgtgaggggttataacagtagtctagtgtgaggggttatgacagtagtctagtgtgaggggttatgtcagtagtctagtgtgaggggttataacagtagtctagtgtgaggggttatgtcagtagtctagtgtgaggggttatgtcagtagtctagtgtgaggggttatgtcagtagtctagtgtgaggggttatgtaacagtagtctagtgtgaggggttatgtaacagtagtctagtgtgaggggttatgtcagtagtctagtgtgaggggttatgtcagtagtctagtgtgaggggttatgtcagtagtctagtgtgaggggttataacagtagtctagtgtgaggggttataacagtagactagtgtgaggggtgataacagtagtctagtgtgaggggttatggcagtagtctagtgtgaggggttatggcagtagtctagtgtgaggggttgtgtcagtagtctagtgtgaggggttgtggcagtagtctagtgtgaggggttgtgtcagtagtctagtgtgaggggttgtaacagtagtctagtgtgaggggttataacagtagtctagtgtgaggggttataacagtagtctagtgtgaggggttataacagtagtctagtgtgaggggttatgtcagtagtctagtgtgaggggttataacagtagtctagtgtgaggggttatgtcagtagtctagtgtgaggggttatgtcagtagtctagtgtgaggggttatgtcagtagtctagtgtgaggggttatgtcagtagtctagtgtgaggggttataacagtagtctagtgtgaggggttatgtcagtagtctagtgtgaggggttatgtcagtagtctagtgtgaggggttataacagtagtctagtgtgaggggttataacagtagtctagtgtgaggggttataacagtagtctagtgtgaggggttataacagtagtctagtgtgaggggttatgtcagtagtctagtgtgaggggttatgacagtagtctagtgtgaggggttttgACAGTAGTTTNNNNNNNNNNNNNNNNNNNNNNNNNNNNNNNNNNNNNNNNNNNNNNNNNNNNNNNNNNNNNNNNNNNNNNNNNNNNNNNNNNNNNNNNNNNNNNNNNNNNttgcacaaaagtagaattaagacatccgggataaatgactcagctgagctcaatgaagccaaaacatgtgcgtccaggcttaattggttgcacaaagaccaagccaggatgagcagacacggattcattaagccaggtgaaaccaatcctggataggtgcgcgctcacggctcactcaaatagaccccgccacagatcacagattaactgatttaccatggcaactagagccgcgtacttttccccgtcggaagcacaaatcctcatggaggcatacgaggaggtaaaagatataattaagaagaaaggcaacaccgccacagtgataaagcaaagagaaaaagcgtggcaaagtattgcagaccgcctgaatgcgtaagtagtgcacaattacacactcaccgctccgctgaaacatcacaattacaattcaaatatttaattcacatctccaaaaatgcagttgtactgtaattatgaaacggttaaatttttaattgaaatgcactgcagatatgagtgaaattgtgtaaagtaactccatcacactgtataaagctatgataaattttttgatatttttactgaaaacaagacaaaaataccaagtaattttttgcagtgtgactccattaaatgtgtgtgtgtgtgtgtagattaaacatgaacgggccaaaacggacatggcagcaggtcaaaatcaaatacaagaacattctgcagaatggtatggtccctgactaatatttaacaaagcacaagcatatattgtacccagaaggtgcctgctcacacattgtctgtactgttttagcagtgaaaaagaatacccacagacaaggcacgggtggtgggtcaccaaaggctgaccttaccccagcagaggacatggccttggagctaaataaaggcaggcccgtcttagaggggatccctggggggaaagagacgagcataggttcctcccaagatgccacccgcttcattcaaggtatgtccttccatctctacatgggatacaaccacattcatattgaatcaatttggactgtctgactttggtttacctattgccttgcagtgtctggcagcactgtgttcctgttagagccaccagcacaagcaccagacgatgctgatccagtgagtactccatcaaaggcatactgtaggcctggcatgtcttgtctactagcttcaatatgaatccgattaaatgtgatagggtgaaggccccagtgcagcagcaacagcacatgatggagacgatgatgaggaggagaccatctctctggattccagaaggcatgaggtatcatgttaagactgtgaaagtactatttactctacaatggtgaggagtcctcatcaaaatcaaaaaatctaatttcttttacaggacccagatgctatacagtgggaaaaccagcctggcaacatagtgcgtattaataaaaggacaccacatcctgccaaattccagctgcgctaattgtattgtgttcacagagctcacaagctatcagaaagttgtatggcaaccacctccggcgccaaatagaactggcagacatagacattcagtacaagaagaaaaagatggaaaatcttgcactggagtccgaaataaaaaagaggacaattaggaaactggaccttgaaataaaaaaacttgagagggaggtgagatatgccttcaatgtacactgtatgctaactgtaacacaaatgtattaatcattatttttctttcctcccccagctccaagaagatgacacagctcaaaataaaaattaggtatattctcgtaaagtcaagtgagccatgacatatgagctcttattgtgagcacacaggacggtggcatctttctaaggttttttttattttcccagcaatcagtacaaccaagtcatcgttataaggcatcgccctcttttgcccacccccccagcaccaggtgtggccactagcctatatgaaggcccaaaattgtgtgttcctttctgctctgacaatggcatgcccattcgtgcgagatgtggtggatgaagaagcacttgtgctgaggagagccttcaggcgagaaagggtcttcagggaccggttggacccactggccttccctgatgaccatctatatgaaagatacaggttttctgcagatggcatcaggtatctatgcagactactgggtcccaggattaagcaccgcactgcacggagccatgcactgagtgtggagcaaatggtttgtgtggccttgcgcttttttgctagtggagccttcctgtactcagtgggggatgcagaacagctgaacaaggccacaatttgccgcacaataaggagtgtgtgtctggctatcaaagcattagcagatgtcttcatctccttccctggccacagaagactctgtgacatcaaagaggagttctataggattgcaggtaagaggatctacaaattacaggacaactgttaacacatagtaggatactcattactttgtgtgacaggtttccccaatgtcattggtgcagtggactgcacacacataaggataaaagccccctcaggtgcccatgaggccgattttgtgaataggaaatcctttcacagcattaatgttcaggtgaacataactttttgatattgtccattgacgaacactctgcattgccagtgatgtgcattgattggtgtaatattcctcatcttatgatttcagatggtctgcaatgctgactgtgtgatcagcaatgttgtggcaaaatggcctggctcagtccatgactccagaatctttcgggcctctgaaatctatcagtgcctatcacaaggtaagccacacaatccctatttataaccatcatggctgtgtcaagaatatcactgtgtttatgaggtagtaatgatgagattttgtgttgacaggtgaattctctggtgtgttgctgggagacagggggtatggctgccagccttttctcctgacacctttcacagacccccaggaagcacagcaggcctacaaccatgcccatgccaggaccagggccagagttgaaatgacctttggcctcctgaaggcacgctttcactgccttcacaaattaagggtcagccctgttagggcatgtgatattactgtggcttgtgctgtcctccacaatgtggcctgcctgaggaaggagagggcccccagagtgccaccagccatggactgggacaatccggcaatcttccctgatgacgacagtggtcggctgctgagggaccaatatgtgttgaattattttagtt
Coding sequences:
- the LOC139537934 gene encoding myb/SANT-like DNA-binding domain-containing protein 4 isoform X2 yields the protein MATRAAYFSPSEAQILMEAYEEVKDIIKKKGNTATVIKQREKAWQSIADRLNALNMNGPKRTWQQVKIKYKNILQNAVKKNTHRQGTGGGSPKADLTPAEDMALELNKGRPVLEGIPGGKETSIGSSQDATRFIQVSGSTVFLLEPPAQAPDDADPGEGPSAAATAHDGDDDEEETISLDSRRHEDPDAIQWENQPGNISSQAIRKLYGNHLRRQIELADIDIQYKKKKMENLALESEIKKRTIRKLDLEIKKLERELQEDDTAQNKN
- the LOC139537934 gene encoding myb/SANT-like DNA-binding domain-containing protein 4 isoform X1; this translates as MATRAAYFSPSEAQILMEAYEEVKDIIKKKGNTATVIKQREKAWQSIADRLNALNMNGPKRTWQQVKIKYKNILQNAVKKNTHRQGTGGGSPKADLTPAEDMALELNKGRPVLEGIPGGKETSIGSSQDATRFIQVSGSTVFLLEPPAQAPDDADPGEGPSAAATAHDGDDDEEETISLDSRRHEDPDAIQWENQPGNISSQAIRKLYGNHLRRQIELADIDIQYKKKKMENLALESEIKKRTIRKLDLEIKKLEREVRYAFNVHCMLTVTQMY